One window from the genome of Verrucomicrobiota bacterium encodes:
- the serA gene encoding phosphoglycerate dehydrogenase produces the protein MKILVADKIAASGVEFLRNQEGLEVIEAYGSSPETILELAKDVSGIIVRSETKITKEVFEVAPNLKVVGRAGVGVDNIDIDAATEHGVVVMNTPGGNTIATAELTFTHILCGARQVAQANASMTAGRWDRKIYGGVEVFRKTLGILGLGRIGAELASRAQAFGMRVVAYDPYLVESRAKQMGVEAMTLEGVFEVADFITVHMPLTDATRNMVNKDSIAKMKDGVRLFNCARGGIINQDDLVDAIESGKVAYAGLDVYENEPLAEDSQMRSLHNLVLTPHLGASTIEAQESVGVEIAEAVVLAVQGGVIQNAINMPSVDGKTLEALAPYLHLGELLGSFLKQITPDQVTKIKITYFGKIVEFDANPLTRSILQGYLKVISGDNVNSVNAPTLMKQLGIENEVVKSSKERDYNELIVLEATGANGETYSVQGTLIGKACMPRIVHINGRDVEASPEGIMLVLENQDVPGIVGTLGTILGKNGVNIASMSLSRNHVGGLALNVINLDTAPSESAFQEISSNENIKSVLVVSL, from the coding sequence ATGAAAATACTTGTCGCAGACAAAATCGCCGCGAGTGGCGTCGAATTCCTAAGAAACCAGGAAGGTCTTGAAGTTATAGAAGCTTACGGATCTTCACCCGAAACGATTCTGGAACTCGCCAAAGACGTGTCAGGAATAATCGTTCGGAGTGAAACAAAGATAACGAAGGAGGTTTTCGAGGTTGCACCAAACCTGAAAGTTGTTGGACGTGCCGGTGTTGGGGTAGACAATATAGATATCGATGCAGCTACCGAACATGGAGTCGTGGTGATGAACACTCCTGGAGGTAACACTATTGCAACTGCCGAACTTACTTTTACGCATATCCTTTGTGGCGCTCGCCAAGTTGCCCAAGCCAATGCCTCTATGACGGCTGGACGCTGGGATCGAAAAATTTATGGTGGAGTAGAAGTCTTTCGAAAGACGCTCGGGATTCTAGGTCTTGGAAGGATTGGTGCCGAACTCGCATCGCGTGCCCAGGCTTTTGGAATGCGTGTGGTCGCATACGATCCGTACCTGGTAGAGAGCCGTGCCAAACAAATGGGAGTAGAAGCGATGACGCTGGAAGGCGTATTTGAGGTAGCAGATTTTATTACGGTTCACATGCCTTTGACCGATGCTACCCGGAATATGGTCAACAAAGATTCCATCGCAAAAATGAAAGATGGCGTCCGATTATTCAACTGCGCTCGAGGTGGAATAATTAATCAAGATGATTTGGTAGATGCTATCGAGTCAGGCAAGGTGGCTTACGCGGGACTGGATGTCTACGAAAACGAACCACTGGCAGAAGATAGCCAGATGAGAAGTCTTCACAATCTTGTTCTTACTCCGCATCTGGGAGCTTCAACCATCGAGGCTCAGGAGAGTGTTGGAGTTGAAATCGCTGAAGCGGTCGTCCTTGCCGTTCAAGGTGGAGTAATTCAAAATGCGATAAATATGCCGTCCGTTGATGGGAAAACGCTGGAGGCGCTTGCTCCTTATCTTCACCTGGGTGAACTCCTCGGAAGCTTTCTAAAACAAATCACCCCTGATCAGGTTACCAAAATCAAAATCACCTATTTTGGAAAAATTGTTGAGTTTGATGCCAATCCTTTAACTCGGAGTATTTTACAAGGTTACCTCAAGGTAATCAGTGGTGATAATGTGAATTCAGTTAATGCGCCAACCTTGATGAAGCAGTTGGGTATCGAGAATGAAGTGGTCAAATCCAGTAAAGAACGCGACTACAACGAATTGATTGTTTTGGAAGCCACCGGCGCAAACGGTGAAACTTACTCGGTACAAGGCACCTTAATCGGCAAAGCGTGTATGCCGCGAATCGTGCACATTAATGGTCGCGATGTTGAAGCTTCCCCGGAAGGTATAATGCTTGTGTTGGAGAATCAGGATGTACCCGGGATTGTAGGAACGCTAGGAACCATATTAGGAAAAAATGGAGTGAACATTGCTTCCATGTCTCTAAGTAGAAATCATGTCGGCGGCCTCGCACTCAATGTAATTAATCTAG